One region of Jatrophihabitans cynanchi genomic DNA includes:
- a CDS encoding mycothiol transferase: MITVEQFCFYTDRALDAQIEILRDLGDRLVNSRPDLPGANSPYVIVNHCLAVMEYWGGHVVAGRESHRDRPGEFTASGSAFELIERAQRARTQLRDDLATMDPAAPPRELPGWDLAPEEATQGAVMLHVYEELAQHLGQLELTRDILRTA; this comes from the coding sequence GTGATCACCGTCGAGCAGTTCTGCTTCTACACCGACCGGGCGCTCGACGCGCAGATCGAGATCCTGCGCGATCTCGGCGACCGGCTGGTGAACAGCCGTCCCGATCTCCCTGGTGCTAACAGCCCGTACGTGATCGTCAATCACTGCCTGGCGGTCATGGAGTACTGGGGCGGGCACGTCGTGGCCGGGCGCGAGAGCCACCGCGACCGGCCGGGCGAGTTCACCGCGTCCGGCTCGGCGTTCGAGCTGATCGAGCGGGCCCAGCGCGCCCGGACACAGCTGCGCGACGACCTCGCGACCATGGACCCGGCCGCGCCGCCGCGTGAACTGCCCGGCTGGGACCTGGCGCCGGAGGAGGCCACCCAGGGCGCGGTGATGCTGCACGTCTACGAGGAGCTCGCCCAGCACCTGGGACAGCTGGAGCTGACCCGCGACATCCTGCGCACGGCGTGA
- a CDS encoding MFS transporter, with protein sequence MTSEFSGDLYAATEREDRHSTGQVGIFRGALRATSIGILILITIIAFEAMAVAAALPTAAKDLHGLGAYGWAFTGFLIANVVGMVLAGQVSDSRGPRVPLAAGLVAFVTGLVLAGAAPWMTMLVAGRVVQGLGGGLLITASYVVIGESYPEALRPKLFAAISSAWIVPSLIGPLVSGVLAQHVSWRWVFLGLVPFVLAGCALLVPTLRAMRSAHVHTGGGLADPPPPATPSPAGGPPGRVLHALAVAAGIAALEQAGQHPSPLSIALGVLGLAALLWGLHTLLPAGTVTVRPGPSAPIALRGLLAGAFFGVESIVPLSMTVQHGYGATAAGLPLAISGLAWSVGSYVQSRDPKGDEERHRIRLVRSGLSLIACAAVLVAIVVHPGVPGWLMYPSWCVAGFGAGLSMSTVSVLLLKYTNDDDRGTDSAALQLSDATVSAFTTGIGGVLVAAAARASIGYTAAFTAIALAMAAVAACGAAVSGRVHAPR encoded by the coding sequence GTGACTTCCGAGTTCAGTGGCGACCTATATGCCGCCACTGAACGCGAAGACCGCCACTCAACGGGACAGGTCGGGATCTTTCGCGGGGCGCTGCGGGCGACCAGCATCGGCATCCTGATCCTGATCACGATCATCGCGTTCGAGGCGATGGCCGTCGCCGCCGCACTGCCCACGGCCGCAAAGGACCTACACGGGCTCGGCGCGTACGGCTGGGCGTTCACCGGCTTCCTGATCGCCAACGTCGTCGGCATGGTCCTGGCCGGGCAGGTCAGCGACAGCCGCGGTCCACGCGTGCCCCTCGCCGCCGGCCTGGTCGCCTTCGTCACCGGGCTGGTCCTGGCAGGTGCCGCGCCGTGGATGACGATGCTCGTGGCCGGACGGGTCGTGCAGGGGCTAGGCGGCGGCCTGCTGATCACCGCCAGCTACGTGGTGATCGGCGAGAGCTACCCGGAAGCGTTGCGGCCCAAGCTGTTCGCCGCGATCTCCTCGGCGTGGATCGTGCCGTCGCTGATCGGCCCGCTGGTCTCCGGCGTGCTCGCCCAGCACGTCAGCTGGCGCTGGGTGTTCCTCGGCCTGGTCCCGTTCGTCCTCGCCGGTTGCGCGCTGCTGGTGCCCACGCTGCGCGCGATGCGCTCGGCGCACGTCCACACCGGTGGTGGGCTCGCCGATCCTCCCCCACCGGCTACGCCCTCACCGGCGGGGGGACCCCCAGGCCGGGTGCTGCACGCGCTCGCCGTGGCGGCCGGCATCGCCGCGCTGGAGCAGGCCGGCCAGCACCCGTCGCCGCTGTCCATCGCGCTGGGAGTGCTCGGCCTGGCGGCGCTGCTCTGGGGGCTGCACACCCTGCTGCCGGCCGGCACCGTCACCGTCCGTCCGGGCCCGTCGGCACCGATCGCGCTGCGCGGTCTGCTCGCCGGCGCGTTCTTCGGGGTGGAGTCGATCGTGCCGCTGTCGATGACCGTGCAGCACGGCTACGGGGCGACCGCCGCCGGCCTGCCGCTCGCGATCTCCGGGCTGGCCTGGTCGGTCGGCTCCTATGTGCAGAGCCGCGATCCGAAGGGCGACGAGGAGCGGCACCGCATCAGGTTGGTGCGCTCCGGCCTGTCGCTGATCGCGTGCGCCGCGGTGCTCGTCGCGATCGTCGTGCATCCGGGTGTGCCCGGCTGGCTGATGTACCCGTCCTGGTGCGTGGCGGGCTTCGGTGCCGGGCTGTCGATGTCGACCGTCAGCGTCCTGCTGCTGAAGTACACGAACGACGACGACCGCGGGACGGACTCCGCGGCCCTACAACTGTCCGACGCCACGGTCAGCGCGTTCACCACCGGGATCGGCGGCGTGCTGGTGGCCGCGGCTGCGCGTGCGTCGATCGGCTACACGGCGGCGTTCACCGCCATCGCGCTCGCGATGGCGGCCGTGGCCGCGTGCGGTGCGGCGGTGTCCGGCCGGGTGCACGCGCCGCGCTGA
- a CDS encoding electron transfer flavoprotein subunit alpha/FixB family protein: MAEVLVLVDSADGTVKKATLELLTAARGLGEPSAVVVGAPGTAAPLRDALAEYGAAKIYVAESDDIAGYSVAPKAEALAAVAAQASPAAVLVSSSAENKEIAARLAYKLESGVLTDAIGVDAGGATQSIFGGAITVQSKVAHGTPVITVRPNSVAPQAAPAAGEQVAVSVELSDSAKAAKLVDSVVEEKGSRPQLSDASVVVSGGRGIGNADNFAIIEKLADSLGAAVGASRAVVDAGWVPHTMQVGQTGVTVSPQLYIAVGISGAIQHRAGMQTSKTIVAINKDPEAPIFELADFGVVGDLFQVAPQLTEEIGKRKG; this comes from the coding sequence ATGGCAGAGGTTCTGGTCCTGGTCGATTCGGCGGACGGCACCGTCAAGAAGGCGACCCTGGAACTGCTCACCGCCGCGCGCGGACTCGGTGAGCCGAGCGCGGTCGTCGTCGGCGCACCGGGCACGGCCGCGCCGCTGCGCGACGCGCTTGCCGAGTACGGCGCGGCGAAGATCTACGTCGCCGAGAGCGACGACATCGCCGGCTACTCCGTCGCCCCGAAGGCTGAGGCGCTCGCCGCCGTTGCGGCGCAGGCGTCCCCGGCCGCGGTGCTGGTCTCCTCCAGCGCGGAGAACAAGGAGATCGCGGCGCGGCTTGCGTACAAGCTCGAGTCCGGCGTGCTCACCGACGCGATCGGGGTCGACGCCGGCGGTGCTACCCAGTCGATCTTCGGCGGCGCGATCACCGTGCAGTCCAAGGTGGCGCACGGCACGCCCGTGATCACCGTGCGGCCGAACTCGGTCGCGCCGCAAGCGGCGCCCGCGGCCGGCGAGCAGGTCGCCGTGTCCGTCGAGCTGTCCGACTCGGCCAAGGCGGCCAAGCTGGTCGACTCGGTCGTGGAGGAGAAGGGCTCGCGCCCACAGCTGTCCGACGCCTCGGTCGTCGTGTCCGGCGGGCGTGGCATCGGCAACGCCGACAACTTCGCGATCATCGAGAAGCTGGCCGACTCGCTCGGTGCCGCCGTCGGCGCCTCGCGCGCCGTGGTCGACGCCGGCTGGGTGCCGCACACGATGCAGGTCGGCCAGACCGGTGTCACGGTGTCGCCGCAGCTGTACATCGCGGTGGGCATCTCCGGCGCCATCCAGCACCGCGCCGGCATGCAGACGTCCAAGACGATCGTCGCGATCAACAAGGACCCGGAGGCGCCGATCTTCGAGCTCGCCGACTTCGGCGTGGTCGGCGACCTGTTCCAGGTCGCCCCGCAGCTCACCGAGGAGATCGGCAAGCGCAAGGGCTGA
- a CDS encoding electron transfer flavoprotein subunit beta/FixA family protein, whose translation MNIVVLVKQVPDTEAERKLNPADNTVDRASVDPVINYIDEFAIEEGLQLKESQGGEVTIMTVGPERATESIRKALSMGADKAVHVTDEALHGSDAIQTAKVIAKALGTIEWDVVIAGSEATDSRSAIVPALVAEALGAPQLTQARKVTVDGSTVSIERVTDTGYDRVEGSTPAVISVVEKINDPRYPSFKGIMAAKSKPITVLSLAELGLDAGEVGLANAWTQVVSFENAPPRAAGQTVKDEGNGGAAIADYLASKKLI comes from the coding sequence ATGAACATCGTGGTGCTGGTCAAGCAGGTGCCGGATACCGAGGCAGAACGCAAGCTCAACCCGGCGGACAACACCGTCGACCGCGCGTCCGTGGACCCGGTCATCAACTACATCGACGAGTTCGCCATCGAAGAGGGCCTGCAACTGAAGGAGTCCCAGGGCGGCGAGGTCACCATCATGACCGTAGGCCCGGAACGCGCCACCGAATCGATCCGCAAGGCGTTGTCCATGGGTGCGGACAAGGCGGTGCACGTCACCGACGAGGCGCTGCACGGCTCGGACGCGATCCAGACCGCGAAGGTCATCGCCAAGGCGCTCGGCACGATCGAGTGGGACGTCGTCATCGCCGGCTCCGAGGCCACCGACTCGCGCTCGGCGATCGTTCCGGCGCTGGTCGCCGAGGCACTGGGTGCGCCGCAGCTCACCCAGGCGCGCAAGGTCACCGTCGACGGCTCGACCGTCAGCATCGAGCGGGTCACCGACACCGGTTACGACAGGGTCGAGGGCTCCACGCCGGCCGTCATCAGCGTGGTGGAGAAGATCAACGACCCGCGTTACCCGTCGTTCAAGGGCATCATGGCCGCGAAGAGCAAGCCGATCACGGTGCTCTCGCTCGCTGAACTCGGCCTGGACGCCGGCGAGGTGGGCCTGGCCAACGCGTGGACCCAGGTCGTCTCGTTCGAGAATGCGCCGCCGCGAGCGGCCGGCCAGACCGTCAAGGACGAGGGCAACGGCGGCGCAGCGATCGCCGACTACCTCGCGTCCAAGAAGCTCATCTGA